ATTATTGGCGCTGGCAACCGACGATAGTAGTACCCTGGGAACGGGAGGTATGAAATCCAAGCTGCATGCGGTTCGCTCTGCGACCGCGGTAGGTGAAAATGTCATCATTGCAAATGGAACAGAAGAAGGCGTTCTCGACCGCATTCTCAAGGCTGAAGATGTCGGCACATTATTCCTGGCACAGGGAGCCACTGTTTCTGCCTGGAAACGTTGGATTGGATACACCATTCGGCCGAAAGGAAAGTTTCACCTCGATGATGGCGCAACGAAAGCCATCCGTGAAGGGGGAAAATCGCTGTTAGCAATTGGCATTCGTTCCATTGAGGGAACATTTGAAAGTGGTGAAGTAGTAACACTGGTCAGTCCGACAGGTGAAGAATTTGCGCGCGGGTTGAGTAATTACAATTCGGGTGATATGGAAAAGATTGCCATGCGACGTTCGGATCAAATCGCCACGATTTTAGGGGGCATACCCTATTCCGAAGTGATTCATCGAGACAATTTAGCGGTTCTCGAAAACCATCCTGCTCTGTAGGAGAGAATATCATGTGGATTACCGAGACAGCAATTCCGTTGATGATCATTTGCAGTATTGCGGCCGTGTTCTTATTTATAAGATGGTACTTAAGGCATCAAACCAGATATCTCGTTGGTTGTGTTGTGATGCTTGCCGCGTTGGGTGGTTTTTATTTTCTTGAATTAAGTATTGTCACCGAACGTGAACGCGTCGAAGCTGATTTATACGGTTTGATACATGCGTTTGAGAATAAGGAAGAGAAAACCACACTCGATTATTTCAGTCCTCGAGCAGATGCGCTAAGGGGAATGGTTCAAGTTGCTCTAAAACTGGTAACCATTGATGGCCAGCTTCGCATCACGGATTTAGAGACAGAACTCAGGTCAGAAAATTCAATTGCGACGACTCATTTTCGGGCAAACGGGGCAGCGACATATGGTGGAATTACCGGTCGTCAACCGACCCGCTGGGAATTAACCTGGCAAAAAATGGGAGGGGAATGGAAGGTGACAAAGGCGCGCCGCCTGAACCCCATTACCGGAGAAGAACTTCAAGTATTGGCAGCACAGTAAGAAATATTACGGTTGTGCTTGCGAAAGTGAGCGTTCCTGTTTCATTAAGGTTCTTGCGAAGAACTCTTCCATCAGGCGATGAGTTTCTTTTCTACATTGACTAAAAACACCATGTCCAGATGCCTCAAAGCGATGATAATTAATATCTTTGGCTCCGGCTGACTTTAAAGCTTCCACAAAGCGATCTGCTTGAGAGACATCAACCAAATGATCTTGGATGCCATGAAACAACAGAAATGGTGGTGCTTTCGAGTGGACATGGTTTATCGGAGACGCTTTGGCAGCCTGTTCATGAATATTCGTATTAGGAGCCTTTAATAATTGTCTGAGTGAAGATTTCGTTTCAAAGCCACCAGGCCAGTTGGTAAAGTCAGTGGGTGTAGCAGCTGCGCAAACCGCATTTAACTGGCTCGAATATTCCTGCCAGGGACCATCTCCTTCCATATTTGCATTTTTTTTGACTAACCCCAACATGCAGACAAGGTGTGCGCCTGCCGAATTTCCATAGCCGCCAATCCGTTCCGGATCGACATGATATTTCTCTGCATGGGCTCGAAGCCAGCGAACAGCACACTTCACATCTTCCACACATGCGGGGAATGGAGCTTCATCACTCAAGCGATAATTTATACTAATGCAGACATATCCTTTACGGGCATATTCAATGGCTCCCGTACGAAAGAAACCACGCCCTTTATCTCCACCATGCCAGCCACCGCCATGAATGAAAACGATCGCAGGGCGTTTTTGGGGCCCTCTTGCTTTCGGCATGATAAGGTCCAGTTTCCAGGCTTTCTTTCCTCTGCGATAGGAGATACTGTCGATGATTTTGAGATCGTTTGGCATCGCTGGGATATCTGAGGAATTATATTCACTGTCAAGTTGTGCTTTGGCAGAGATTCTTGCAGGCTCGGGTATGAAGTAAACAAGAATTGCGAATAAGAAGATCCCAATGAAAAAACGGGCAATTATCGTAGTCATCATGCAACCTCAAATGCACGTACATAGTAATAGTCAGTATTGGTGTGAGAATTAACCCCGGAAATTAGAGGAGGTTTTCCAGTCTTTTACAATCTGTTGCATTTTTTGGCCCGAAGGCCGTTCTTGTGGATGAAATGAGTTGACATAAAGTCACTGATTATATTAAATATAAAATGATTGTATATAATTTGTGTGAATTTTTTATTGGCAAAAGAAGTGGTTGCAAATGGCTTCAGTAGTTTCAAAACAATTGGTTCACGGTTCCCGGCGACAAACTTTGGTACAGCAAGTTCTCGTCAAATTTTTTCAGGGAGAGTATCAGCCCAACCAAAGAATGACAGTGCAATCATTAGCCAAGGAATGGAACGTAAGTGCCAGCCCGGTTCGTGAAGCATTAATCGAGTTAGAAGGGATTGGCATCGTTGAAATCTTTCCTAATCGTGGGGCGGTGCTCAGGAGTTTTGGTGTCAAAGAGCTGCGAGAAATTTGTCAGGTACGTCGGATTCTGGAGAGTGAAGCAACGCGCTGTGCCTGCGGTCATATTACACCAAATGAGTTATCGAAATTAGAGCAAACTTTCAGCGAATTAACAGCAGCAAAGAGAACTGTTGAATGGTCAGAAGCAACACAAGAATGGGACGATTATCTGCACGATCTCATTTATGAGAAGTGCGGGAGCGAACGGCTTGCTCTTGAGATTAAACGATATAAAGTATTGTATCGGACCTTAAGGCAAGTCAGACATAGCAAACGACAAACAGTTAAGAACTATGCATATATGGAAGAAAATGCAGAGCATTTACGGATTGTGCAGGCACTGGCATCCGGAGATCCGGCAAAAGCAGCCCAGGCGATGAACGACCATTTGCTACAGACTCCAATTGGGCTGGAACGTGATCTGTTTCAACAGCGAGATTCATAATTCAGAATCAGTCATTAGGTTAACCAGTGCGCAATGAAAAATGAGAATAGACGAGGATGAGAATCGTGATGCGATGTTTCTTTTTCAGTTTGGCAAGCATCCTCGTTGGAAGTGCTTGTGTGCTTTTATTTGCTTCAGGGAAAACGCCAAAAACGGATTCAAAAGTCGATTTTGAAAAAGAGATTGCCCCGCTGATTGTGGAGCATTGTATTCGTTGCCATAACCCCGGGAATGAAAAAGGCGAACTTTCATTAGATTCAATTCAAGCATTGAAAGAGAAAGCATATCTCTCACCGGGTAAACCAGGAGAGAGTTATCTTTTAGATGTCATTCGTGTGAGTTCAAAGAGTGGAAAAGCGGAAATGCCCAAAGAGGGTAAGCCTCTTTCAGATGCTGAATTTTCGTTATTCAGCCGCTGGATCAAGCAGGGGGCAGAGTGGCCTGCTCAGTTGAAATTACAAGAAAAATCGAAGGCCGATCTCAGTTGGTGGTCGCTTCAGCCATTGGCGCAATACGAACCACCAGCATTAAAAAATATGCCAAAAATATGGCAGCAAAACGCCATCGATCGGTTTGTTTATGCCAGGTTACAGGAAAAAAATCTGGTTCCTTCACCTCGCGCAACGAAACGAGAATTGATCAGAAGGGCCACCTATAATTTAACCGGATTACCTCCGACTCCTGAAGAAGTCGCTGCCTTTGAAAGTGATACTGCACCGAATGCCTATGAGAAACTAATCGATCGTCTGCTGGATTCGCCTCGCTACGGCGAACATTGGGGACGTCATTGGTTGGACGTGGTGCGGTTCGGCGAGAGTAACGGATTTGAACGTAATGTGATCATCGATAACGCCTGGCCTTTTCGAGATTATGTGATTCAATCTTTCAATGATGATAAGCCCTTCGATCAAATGGTGCTGGAACATCTGGCCGGTGATGTGATTGGCAAAGGTGATTCTAAAGTAGAAGTGGGGACAACGTTTCTTGTTTGCGGTCCTTACGATAACGTGGGCAACCAGGATCCGGTTCAGGCTGCTCAGATTCGCGCGAATACGATTGACGATATGATTCGCACAACGGGTGAGGCCTTTTTGGGGCTGACAGTTGGCTGTAGTCGCTGCCACAATCATAAGTTTGATCCCGTAAAGCAGCAGGATTACTACGCGCTGTACGCTACCTTTTCCGGTGTCTTTCATGGAAGTCGCGTGCTTGCCACAAAGGCAGACCAACAAGAACGCGCAGAAAAAATTAAGCCTTTAAATGCCAGAAAAGCAGAACTGCAAAAAAAGAAATCACAACTCCAAAGCACGATTCATGCTCGGGCCGAAAAAAAAGCAGCCGAATATGAAAAGCTCTGGGTCCGAGAGTCTGTCAAACGGACAGGAGTCGAAGACACTTTTTCACCAATCTCTGCAAAATTTGTGCGACTGACTTCTGAAGGGCTCGATACGAATCCTGCGGCAAAGACAGGTTATCGAATTGATGAATTCGAAGTTTGGACAGCGGAAGAAACATCGCGAAATGTGGCACTTGCGAAACAGGGAGGCACTGCTAAAGGTGCCAACAGTCGTGTCGCCGGTGATTTTTCCGGTGCCTATGATGTTAATCTCACCATTGATGGCAAGATTGGTGCCTGCTGGATTGCCGGTAGTCCTGATCTTGTCATTGAGTTCAAGCAGCCTGAAACGATCAATCGTGTCGTATTTTCTAGTGATCGCTCTGGTGCGGCGATGAGTAATTATAAAGCAACGTTTCTGGCCGATTACAAACTCGAAGTCTCAACCGATGGTAAGGTCTGGCAGGAAGTTGCTTCCTCAAAGGATCGTAAACCCGTTAACGCGAATCATCGTCGAAAGCGGTTCTATGTTTCTGAAGTCACACCGGGCGAACAGAAACAGATCAGTGAATGGGATACAGAAATTCGTCAGATAGGCCGTGAATTAGCTGCGATACCTGCTTTACCTGCCTGGTGGGTAGGTAATCATCGGCAGGTAAACGGTCCGTTTCATGTGTTTGTGGGTGGGAATCCGCAACGCAAAGGAGAACATGTGGTTCCCGCCAGTATGTCAACTTTAAGCAAAGTGACCAAGGGTTATCAGCTAGATGAAAAATCGCCGCACGGAGAGAGAAGGCTTGCGTTGGCTCGTTGGCTTGTGGCAAAAGAGAATCCACTTACTCCGCGTGTGCTTGCCAATCGGCTTTGGCATTATCATTTTGGGACTGGCATCGTTTCGACCCCCAGCGACTTCGGTTATATGGGGACACGACCCACACATCCTGAGTTGCTCGACTGGCTTGCTGTTCGGCTTCAGGAAAATGGTTGGCGACTCAAAGCCATACATAAACTGATTATGCTGTCGCAAACGTATCAACAGACCAGTACATTTCGTGCAGAGGCAGCGCGTATTGATTCAGACACTCGGTATTTGTGGCGATTCCCACCGCGTCGTCTCTCTGGTGAAGAAATTCGCGACACGCTGCTCTCGGTCTCAGGAAAACTGAATCTCAAAATGGGAGGGCCTGGTTTTCGTTTGTATCAATATTTGCAGGACAATGTAGCCACTTATGTACCTCTCGAAAAATTTGGGCCGGAAACGTACCGTCGTGCCGTCTATCATCAAAATGCACGGGCAGCCCGTCTTGATCTGTTGACCGACTTTGACTGTCCTGACAACGCCTTTGCCGCACCAAGACGTAATTCGACTACGACACCATTACAGGCACTGACGTTAATGAACCACCAATTTACCCTGGATCTTTCTCGATTTCTGGCAGACCGATTACAGCGCGATGTCGGAACAGAACATATGGATCGGCAGATAGACCGTGCGTTTCGTCTTTTGTACGCCCGGCCTCCCGTTCCACAGGAACAGTTGGCAGCCAGAAAATTGATTTCTGCAAATGGTCTAAACGCATTTTGCCGTGCCATGATTAATTCGAATGAACTGATTTATCTTGATTGAAGTGAAAAATCCAAATGCTGAATCCATTAAATAAAATAACAACAGGACGTCTTTTGAATCAGGTGCATTCTCGTCGCTCATTTTTTTCCAGCGTTTACACGGGAGTCGCAGGGATCGGATTGACGAACCTGTTGCTCAATGATCTTTCAGCTGAGAAAAAAGCGACTGGTTCCAGGAATCAGAAAGACTGGCAGCCGGGTAAGAATGAGACACATTTCCCTGCAAAAGCAAAACGGGTACTGCAGATCTTTTGTCCTGGAGCAGCCTCTCATATGGATCTGTGGGAACATAAACCAGGTTTAGATAAATACCATGGCAAACCTTTACCGGGTGAAGAAAATCTGGTCAGCTTTCAAGGCAAAAATGGAAATTTGATGAAGAGTCCGTGGGCGTTCAAACCAGCAGGCCAGAGCGGCAAGATGTGTTCGACGATGCTGCCCCATATGTCACGGCACATTGATGAAATTGCCTTCGTTCATTCGATGACGACAAAAACAAATACGCATGGTCCCGGTTGTGTTTTCATGAATACCGGCCATGATACCGAAGGGCATCCCAGTGCCGGTGCCTGGCTGGGTTATGCGTTGGGAAGTGAAAATGAAAATCTGCCAGCGTATATTGCGATTCCCGATATTCGAGGCGAACCTCCGAACGGAAAGGCCAACTGGAGCAATGGGTATCTACCAGCGCAACATCAGGCGATTGTAATGAACGCGCAATCTCCGATCCGAAATTTGAAAGTTCCCAAAGGGATCAGTCCGAGGGAAGAACAGGCAACGCGGGAGTTCTTAAAACTACTGGATCAGCGCCATGCAGAACAGCGTCCTGGTAATTCCGATTTGCAGGCGCGTATTGAAGCGTATGAACTGGCAGCCCGGATGCAGTTGTCAGCGCCCGAAGTTTCCAACCTGGCTTCCGAGCCAAAATCGATTCATACACAATATGGAACCAATGATCCGAACAAATTAAAGTCGGCTTATGCCCGCAACTGTTTACTGGCGAGACGATTTCTGGAACGTGGTGTACGTTACATCAACTTATATTGTGCTTCGCGTGCATCGGGCGTGGATGGATTATTGAATTGGGATGCGCATAAAACGTTGAAAGCAGACTACGAACGACATTGTCCCGTTTTTGATCAGCCCACCGCAGCTTTGCTGACCGACCTGAAGCAACGCGGTTTGCTGGATGAAACGTTGGTCTTATGGACGACCGAGTTTGGTCGCATGCCCACTCATCAGGCGGGAACGCTGGGGCGCGATCATAATCCGGATGGATTTACCTGTTGGATGATGGGCGCCGGCATCAAAGGGGGAACCAGCTATGGTGCGACCGATGAATTTGGGCGCCGGGCCGAATTGAATCCGACGACTGTCTGGGACTTTTACGCGACGGCGTTGCAACTGCTGGGATTTCAGCACGACAAGCTAACCTACTACAATAATGGCCTGGATCGCCGTCTAACAGACGTTCACGGACATTTGATTAAAGAAATTTTAGCTTAATGCTGATGATGTCTTTAATAACCGAAACAATCTCATTCAATCCACGTCGCATATTTTAGCAAGAGATGACATAGAACCATTGACGCCTTCTATGTGTCTCTCTAAACTGTGCCTCTAATAAGTTGCGGGGCGTAGCTCAGCTTGGCTAGAGCGCTGCGTTTGGGACGCAGAGGTCGCACGTTCGAATCGTGTCGCCCCGAATTTGTAACTCATTGAGAGATAACACTTTGCAGAATTCATTGTTTGGTGTTCTCAATCAGCAAGTGTTATTTTTATATCAACGAATCGCGAGTCTCTCGCGATTTTTTTGTATATATCTAACTACTCAGGAGCTTTCCAGTCTGCCTTCATTAAGCTGCAATTCCTGAGCAAAACCATAAATGAAATCTGTGCTGGTTTCATTTCTGTTTTAGTCGCTCAATCTGCTTCTGAGCTTCACGCCGATGTCTTGCTGAAATTGATTCTTCTTGTAACACTTTTTCATACGCTTGCAGAGCCTGTTTCTTTTGGTCGTTAGCTGCCAACGTATCGCCGAGCGCTAACAGCATCGAATGACGCCAGAATCCGTTGAGTTTTTCGATATTCGTTTGGCGTAGTGTTTTCAGGGCTTCATCGAATTTGCCTTGTCGTGTTAGAATTCGTGCCGCGGCCTTAACTGACTGAAATTGATCTGCAGAACCAATTCTTGTGACAGACTCGAAGTTTTGTCGATAGGCTTCTAGTGCAGCAGCATCGTTTTGTAAATTCGTTTCGCGATTGCCACCCATTGTGAGCAGGATTCTCGTCAGTATGCGACTGTTAGATGTCAATTCCAGAGCGGTTTTCAGATCTGATTCTGCTTTGTCTCCTGCTTTCATGCTGACAAAAGCTCTCGCACGCGCAAAAGCACCTGCACCCGCTTGCCAGAATGGCCACTTGTGAAAATTCTCTTCGCTAAACTGATTAATGATTTCACCAAATTTTCGTTGGGCTAGAAGATTCTCCATCCGGACCGTTTTCGCTACGGCCTCAAGAGGAATCTGATTTGCAATTTCTTCGGCTTGATCAAAATTTTTGAGTCTTCGCGTGCAATTCGCTGCACGCTGCAGAGTGTCTGATTTCTGGAAGTCAGTCAGTCGCTCATCTGTTGCCAGTGTGAGAAAGGCAGACAATGCCTCTGTTATTTTTCGCTGACGCAATAACTTTTCTGCGTCCCGGCTCGCAACCAGGTAATCAGTGACTGTAGAGTCGGCTTCGAATTGATGAGACAGTCCACGATAAAAGTGTGCGAATTTCAAGGGCTCATGGAACCCCGATTTTCCTGTCGGGGAAAATGCGGAATACTCTGAACCATTTTCTCGGATCCGTTGGCGGCAGACATTGATGAACCAGGGAAGACTGACGGTTGGTTTGTGCCCGATTACTTGATGCAAGGGGTCATTTTTATCCTGGATGATGGGAATGCGGATTTCCGCTGTCCAATGATCGTCGGCGATGTGTGTGGCAACTTCAGCTTGTGAGTCCCAGCGGAACCAGTTGTTCTTGTCAGTACCACGATCGAGGTCGACCAGTGCGCCAGCCGGGTTGACGACGATCTGGTAATAACTGTGAGACTCTGTTTCCAGCAGAATTTCGATTGCATCACCGTACCATATCGCCTGATCTTCATTTTTTGTCGACGTAATATTCGGTTTTTCACCAGGCGCTTCATCACAGCGGATTGCGAAATAAAGATTCCCCCCGACCCAGGTGGATTTGATCGAGGTACCATAGATAGGCTGTCGACCGGTTTGCAGCTCTCGCAGTTGACCGGTCGAAGCGGTGGGGCACTTCTGCCAGATGAGATCGTCGAGCTTTCCATCTACTACGACTTTGCCCCGGGGATCACCAACAAGCCGCAGAGTGGGAACCGGCCCCCGTTTCTGTGCCAGCTGCTTACTCTTGTTGCGTAGTCCATTGAGGTAGTTGTCGATCAATTGTACCCGCTGGCCGTAAACAGAGTCGTTGCTGACTTTGGCCTTGGCGCTAGTAAATAATTCCAGTGCGCGATTGGCTTTGTCGCCGTCTTTTTCCATTTCGCGCCAGTGTTCCTCGCAGTATTGGAAAAAAGCCCGCGTCTCTTTTGCCGCAGGACCGTAAAAAAGCTGACAGTACTCATCGAACATCTCGACTGCGTTTTGCTTTGTACCACCCCAGTACATCCGCGCAGTGAAGTAAATTAAGAAGTGATTATATCCAATAGCATTCTCTCGTAAGTTCATTGTGAGCCAGATGTCTTCACCACGCGAAGTTCCCTTGGTCGCGTTGATGCTCTCACCCAGA
The Gimesia aquarii DNA segment above includes these coding regions:
- a CDS encoding alpha/beta hydrolase — translated: MMTTIIARFFIGIFLFAILVYFIPEPARISAKAQLDSEYNSSDIPAMPNDLKIIDSISYRRGKKAWKLDLIMPKARGPQKRPAIVFIHGGGWHGGDKGRGFFRTGAIEYARKGYVCISINYRLSDEAPFPACVEDVKCAVRWLRAHAEKYHVDPERIGGYGNSAGAHLVCMLGLVKKNANMEGDGPWQEYSSQLNAVCAAATPTDFTNWPGGFETKSSLRQLLKAPNTNIHEQAAKASPINHVHSKAPPFLLFHGIQDHLVDVSQADRFVEALKSAGAKDINYHRFEASGHGVFSQCRKETHRLMEEFFARTLMKQERSLSQAQP
- a CDS encoding GntR family transcriptional regulator produces the protein MASVVSKQLVHGSRRQTLVQQVLVKFFQGEYQPNQRMTVQSLAKEWNVSASPVREALIELEGIGIVEIFPNRGAVLRSFGVKELREICQVRRILESEATRCACGHITPNELSKLEQTFSELTAAKRTVEWSEATQEWDDYLHDLIYEKCGSERLALEIKRYKVLYRTLRQVRHSKRQTVKNYAYMEENAEHLRIVQALASGDPAKAAQAMNDHLLQTPIGLERDLFQQRDS
- a CDS encoding DUF1553 domain-containing protein, whose protein sequence is MRCFFFSLASILVGSACVLLFASGKTPKTDSKVDFEKEIAPLIVEHCIRCHNPGNEKGELSLDSIQALKEKAYLSPGKPGESYLLDVIRVSSKSGKAEMPKEGKPLSDAEFSLFSRWIKQGAEWPAQLKLQEKSKADLSWWSLQPLAQYEPPALKNMPKIWQQNAIDRFVYARLQEKNLVPSPRATKRELIRRATYNLTGLPPTPEEVAAFESDTAPNAYEKLIDRLLDSPRYGEHWGRHWLDVVRFGESNGFERNVIIDNAWPFRDYVIQSFNDDKPFDQMVLEHLAGDVIGKGDSKVEVGTTFLVCGPYDNVGNQDPVQAAQIRANTIDDMIRTTGEAFLGLTVGCSRCHNHKFDPVKQQDYYALYATFSGVFHGSRVLATKADQQERAEKIKPLNARKAELQKKKSQLQSTIHARAEKKAAEYEKLWVRESVKRTGVEDTFSPISAKFVRLTSEGLDTNPAAKTGYRIDEFEVWTAEETSRNVALAKQGGTAKGANSRVAGDFSGAYDVNLTIDGKIGACWIAGSPDLVIEFKQPETINRVVFSSDRSGAAMSNYKATFLADYKLEVSTDGKVWQEVASSKDRKPVNANHRRKRFYVSEVTPGEQKQISEWDTEIRQIGRELAAIPALPAWWVGNHRQVNGPFHVFVGGNPQRKGEHVVPASMSTLSKVTKGYQLDEKSPHGERRLALARWLVAKENPLTPRVLANRLWHYHFGTGIVSTPSDFGYMGTRPTHPELLDWLAVRLQENGWRLKAIHKLIMLSQTYQQTSTFRAEAARIDSDTRYLWRFPPRRLSGEEIRDTLLSVSGKLNLKMGGPGFRLYQYLQDNVATYVPLEKFGPETYRRAVYHQNARAARLDLLTDFDCPDNAFAAPRRNSTTTPLQALTLMNHQFTLDLSRFLADRLQRDVGTEHMDRQIDRAFRLLYARPPVPQEQLAARKLISANGLNAFCRAMINSNELIYLD
- a CDS encoding DUF1501 domain-containing protein — encoded protein: MLNPLNKITTGRLLNQVHSRRSFFSSVYTGVAGIGLTNLLLNDLSAEKKATGSRNQKDWQPGKNETHFPAKAKRVLQIFCPGAASHMDLWEHKPGLDKYHGKPLPGEENLVSFQGKNGNLMKSPWAFKPAGQSGKMCSTMLPHMSRHIDEIAFVHSMTTKTNTHGPGCVFMNTGHDTEGHPSAGAWLGYALGSENENLPAYIAIPDIRGEPPNGKANWSNGYLPAQHQAIVMNAQSPIRNLKVPKGISPREEQATREFLKLLDQRHAEQRPGNSDLQARIEAYELAARMQLSAPEVSNLASEPKSIHTQYGTNDPNKLKSAYARNCLLARRFLERGVRYINLYCASRASGVDGLLNWDAHKTLKADYERHCPVFDQPTAALLTDLKQRGLLDETLVLWTTEFGRMPTHQAGTLGRDHNPDGFTCWMMGAGIKGGTSYGATDEFGRRAELNPTTVWDFYATALQLLGFQHDKLTYYNNGLDRRLTDVHGHLIKEILA
- a CDS encoding DUF4838 domain-containing protein, whose product is MGVRQPYGRQAAHGLDHMTHNEQTLKKHSDWFALYGGKRDTQLGKRLNQLCYSNEQLFQETVRYVRAQFDHFDMDVVSVMPPDGYTAICQCQLCEGKDTPQRGYRGALSDYVWEFVNRVAKEVRKTHPDKKISNCAYGTYTQPPETIDKLEPNVQVIIVGGRRPTSEARDEIRRLRENWSQKTDNPVIVFENYPFTGRGFYLPAYIPRVLGESINATKGTSRGEDIWLTMNLRENAIGYNHFLIYFTARMYWGGTKQNAVEMFDEYCQLFYGPAAKETRAFFQYCEEHWREMEKDGDKANRALELFTSAKAKVSNDSVYGQRVQLIDNYLNGLRNKSKQLAQKRGPVPTLRLVGDPRGKVVVDGKLDDLIWQKCPTASTGQLRELQTGRQPIYGTSIKSTWVGGNLYFAIRCDEAPGEKPNITSTKNEDQAIWYGDAIEILLETESHSYYQIVVNPAGALVDLDRGTDKNNWFRWDSQAEVATHIADDHWTAEIRIPIIQDKNDPLHQVIGHKPTVSLPWFINVCRQRIRENGSEYSAFSPTGKSGFHEPLKFAHFYRGLSHQFEADSTVTDYLVASRDAEKLLRQRKITEALSAFLTLATDERLTDFQKSDTLQRAANCTRRLKNFDQAEEIANQIPLEAVAKTVRMENLLAQRKFGEIINQFSEENFHKWPFWQAGAGAFARARAFVSMKAGDKAESDLKTALELTSNSRILTRILLTMGGNRETNLQNDAAALEAYRQNFESVTRIGSADQFQSVKAAARILTRQGKFDEALKTLRQTNIEKLNGFWRHSMLLALGDTLAANDQKKQALQAYEKVLQEESISARHRREAQKQIERLKQK